Proteins encoded by one window of Desulfobacterales bacterium:
- a CDS encoding class I SAM-dependent DNA methyltransferase yields the protein MITQSELESYLWGVATLLRGHIDAGDYKQFIFPLLFYKRLCDVYDEELTEALEESGGDQEYAKLPEQHRFQIPHEAHWKVIRTKVKNVGKAIQDALRDIEKANPDTLYGVFGDAQWTNKDRLPDHMLRELLEHFSSQTLSLANCPEDELGVGYEFLIKKFADDSGHTAAEFYTNRTIVHLMTEMLEPQPGESIYDPTCGSAGMLLSAVSRLKGQSKEWRNLRLFGQERNLLTSAIGRMNLFLHGIEDFKIVRGDTLAHPVFVEGDRLMQFDLVLANPPYSIKQWDRDAWAADPWGRNIYGTPPQGRADYAFWQHIIQSMKPKSGRCAILFPHGVLFRNEESAMREKLIAHDVVECVLGLGPNLFYNSPMEACVVVSRTQKPKARRGKILFINAVNEVTRERA from the coding sequence TTGATCACCCAATCTGAACTTGAATCCTATCTCTGGGGCGTTGCGACCCTGCTGCGCGGGCATATTGACGCCGGTGACTACAAGCAGTTTATCTTTCCGCTGCTTTTCTATAAACGTCTCTGTGATGTGTATGACGAGGAACTTACCGAGGCGCTGGAGGAATCCGGCGGAGATCAGGAATATGCAAAATTGCCGGAGCAGCACCGCTTTCAGATCCCGCATGAGGCGCACTGGAAGGTTATCCGCACCAAGGTTAAAAACGTCGGTAAGGCCATTCAGGATGCTCTGCGGGATATCGAAAAGGCTAACCCGGATACCCTCTACGGCGTGTTCGGTGATGCCCAGTGGACCAACAAAGACCGCTTGCCGGATCACATGCTCCGGGAATTGCTCGAGCATTTCAGCTCGCAGACACTTTCACTGGCCAACTGCCCGGAAGATGAGCTGGGGGTCGGATACGAGTTCCTGATCAAGAAATTCGCCGACGATTCTGGCCACACGGCGGCTGAGTTCTATACCAACCGCACCATCGTGCATCTGATGACGGAGATGCTCGAACCGCAGCCGGGCGAGTCTATCTACGACCCTACCTGCGGGTCTGCGGGCATGCTGCTTTCCGCCGTCTCGCGCCTGAAAGGGCAAAGCAAAGAGTGGCGAAACCTCCGCCTGTTCGGCCAGGAACGCAACCTGCTGACCTCGGCCATCGGGCGGATGAACCTGTTTCTGCACGGCATCGAGGATTTTAAAATCGTCCGGGGTGATACGCTGGCCCATCCCGTCTTTGTGGAAGGCGACCGGCTTATGCAGTTCGACCTTGTATTGGCCAATCCGCCTTACTCCATCAAGCAGTGGGATCGTGATGCCTGGGCCGCGGATCCCTGGGGGCGCAATATCTACGGCACCCCGCCGCAGGGCCGTGCCGACTATGCCTTCTGGCAGCACATCATCCAGAGCATGAAACCCAAATCGGGCCGCTGCGCCATCCTGTTTCCACATGGCGTGCTCTTTCGCAATGAAGAGTCGGCCATGCGGGAAAAACTCATCGCCCACGACGTGGTGGAGTGCGTGCTCGGCCTGGGGCCGAACCTCTTCTACAACTCGCCCATGGAAGCCTGTGTCGTCGTCTCCCGCACACAGAAGCCCAAAGCCCGGCGCGGAAAGATTCTCTTCATCAACGCAGTGAACGAAGTCACCCGCGAACGTGCC
- a CDS encoding class I SAM-dependent DNA methyltransferase: MSKKNGNNKSVDLDIGTLSSHLWEAANILRGPVDAADFKTYIFPLLFFKRISDVYDEEFAVALEESDGDVEFAQFPENHRFQIPEGWHWKDVRAKSDNIGHALQKAMRCIEQTNPDTLHGIFGDAQWTNKDRLSDALLKDLIEHFSALRLSNDNCMADILGQAYEYLIKKFADLTNKKAGEFYTPRSVVALMVNILDPQAGDTIYDPACGTGGMLLEALHHVKEHGGDENLMLGKLYGQEKNLTTSSIARMNLFLHGAEDFHIERGDTLRQPAFYSGDSLAVFDCVIANPPFSLKNWGDAVWVNEPYGRNFAGLPPAKYGDFAWVQHMIKSMARKTGRMAVVLPHGVLFRMSREGEIRRKLLEMDILEAVIGLGPNLFYGTGLAACILVFRETKPREHRQKVLFIDASKAFKTGRAQNELLPEHVENIRRWYQDYQDVEGVCRVVTLDEIRENDFNLNIPRYVEPVIEEESITVDQAISNLRESLSVAYAAEDRLNRLLKQYGICE, translated from the coding sequence ATGAGCAAAAAGAATGGAAATAACAAGTCGGTCGATCTGGATATCGGAACGCTCTCCAGTCATCTCTGGGAGGCGGCAAATATTCTGCGCGGACCTGTTGATGCGGCTGACTTCAAGACCTACATTTTCCCGCTGCTCTTCTTCAAGCGCATCTCCGATGTCTACGACGAAGAGTTTGCCGTTGCACTGGAAGAATCCGATGGTGACGTAGAATTTGCCCAATTCCCGGAGAACCATCGCTTTCAAATTCCTGAGGGTTGGCACTGGAAAGACGTCCGAGCCAAGAGCGACAATATCGGCCATGCGCTTCAGAAGGCCATGCGCTGTATCGAACAGACTAACCCGGACACGCTGCACGGGATCTTCGGGGATGCCCAGTGGACCAACAAGGATCGTCTCTCCGATGCCCTCCTCAAGGATTTGATCGAACATTTTTCGGCCTTGCGACTCAGCAATGACAATTGCATGGCGGATATTCTCGGTCAGGCTTATGAGTACCTGATCAAGAAGTTCGCCGATCTGACCAATAAAAAGGCCGGAGAATTTTATACTCCGCGCTCGGTCGTTGCCCTCATGGTAAATATCCTCGACCCGCAGGCCGGCGACACCATCTATGACCCGGCCTGCGGTACCGGTGGCATGCTTCTCGAAGCCCTTCACCATGTGAAGGAGCACGGCGGCGACGAGAACCTGATGCTCGGCAAGCTCTATGGCCAGGAAAAGAATCTGACCACCTCCTCCATCGCCCGGATGAACCTGTTCCTCCACGGCGCGGAAGATTTCCATATCGAACGTGGCGATACCCTCCGCCAGCCCGCATTCTACTCCGGCGACAGCCTTGCCGTATTCGATTGTGTCATCGCCAATCCGCCATTCTCCCTGAAGAACTGGGGGGACGCCGTCTGGGTCAATGAGCCATACGGCCGAAACTTCGCCGGGCTACCACCGGCCAAATACGGTGATTTTGCCTGGGTCCAGCATATGATCAAATCCATGGCCCGCAAGACGGGACGAATGGCTGTGGTGCTCCCTCATGGCGTGCTGTTTCGGATGTCCAGAGAAGGGGAAATTAGGCGCAAGCTGCTGGAGATGGACATCCTCGAAGCCGTGATCGGTCTCGGACCAAATCTTTTTTACGGCACCGGGCTGGCCGCCTGCATTCTTGTATTCCGTGAAACCAAGCCCCGGGAGCATCGCCAGAAGGTGCTCTTTATCGATGCCTCCAAGGCATTTAAGACCGGCCGGGCACAGAATGAACTCCTGCCGGAGCATGTGGAGAACATCCGTCGCTGGTATCAGGACTATCAGGATGTTGAAGGCGTCTGCCGCGTTGTTACGCTGGACGAGATCCGGGAGAATGATTTCAACCTGAATATTCCCCGCTATGTGGAGCCCGTGATCGAAGAGGAGTCCATCACTGTTGATCAGGCCATTTCCAATCTCAGGGAATCCCTGTCCGTAGCATATGCCGCCGAAGATCGTCTCAATAGACTCTTAAAACAGTATGGGATTTGTGAATGA